CGCACACTGACACTCAGGTCCGGCTGCGCGGGGTTGACGATGATGCTCTGGGCGCTGATCTTGGGGGCCGCCGCCGCCGTGCTCACCAGCAGCGCGGCGGGAATCATCAGGAGCTTCTTCATGGGCGCCATGATGCCGGGCAGCGCTAACCGCAGTCTGATGGACGCTCAGGGGCAGGCTTGAGGGACCTCTCACCTCCCCAGCCCTCTGGGCGGCGGTCCACGGGGGGCCGGTCGTGCCGAGGCGCGCGGCCCTGCGGCAGGGGCAGCGGGGAGTCCAGACGCCAGACGGCGGCGCCGACCGCAAACACGCCGCGCTGGCCTTGTCTCTGGTCGCCGGACCTCTCACGCTGCGCCCGCCGGAAACCTGGACCCCGGCCTGCGCCCCAGCAAAAAACCCCGCCGGACGCGGGGTCTTGGCTGGTGCACTCGACTGGATTCGAACCAGTGGCCTGCCCCTTAGGAGGGGGCCGCTCTATCCGACTGAGCTACGAGTGCAAGTCAAGGGCAGCGGCCCGGGGCGCGGACCGTTCGGGAGTATAGCAGCGGGCCGGAGCCGGGAAAACCGGGGCCGTGCGCGTCGGCACAGCCGCTGAGGCGGGGGGGCAAGGACCCCCCTTCCGGTCCCCGCCCCCTCCGGCGCCCGCCTTGGCCTCAGCGGTTCATGATGTGGATGGCCTGCTTGTGGACCGCCTCGGCGGCCTCCAGCACGCTCTCGCCCAGGGTGGGGTGCGCGTGGATGGTCAGGGCGATGTCGGTGGCGGTCGCGGCCATCTCCAGCGCCAGGCTGGCCTCGCCCAGCATGTCGGAGGCGTGCGGCCCCAGGATGTGGACGCCCAGCAGCAGGTCGGTGTCTTTTTCCACGACCATCTTCACGAAACCGTCGGTCTGTTGCAGGGTCATCGCCCGGCCCGAGGCGCTGAAGGGGAAGTTGCCGGTGCGGACCTCGTAGCCCTTTTCCTTCGCCTCGGCCTCGGTGAGGCCCACCCAGGCGAGTTCGGGCGAGGTGTACACCACGCCGGGAATGGCGACGGCGTCCTGCGCGGCGGGCTTCCCGGCGACGACCTCGGCGGCGACCAGGCCTTCTTTCATCGCCTTGTGGGCCAGCATGGGGTTGCTCGCCACGTCCCCGATGGCGTAGATGTGCCCCACGTTGGTGCGCTGCTGGAGGTCCGCCGGGATAAAGCCCCGGTCGGTCACGTGGACGCCCGCCGCCTGCGCGTTCAGGCCGTCGGTGCGCGGGCGGCGGCCCACCGCCACGAGCACGCGGTCGAAGACCTCGACGCGCTTCTCGCCGGTCTTGACGCTTTCCAGCTCGACGTGAATGCCGTCCGGCTTTTTCTCGGCGCGGTTGGCCTTGGTCTCGGTCTCGATGGTGATGCCCTGCTTTTTC
This portion of the Deinococcus budaensis genome encodes:
- the lpdA gene encoding dihydrolipoyl dehydrogenase — its product is MTNQMDFDLLVIGAGPGGYHAAIRAAQLGLKVACAERDAVGGVCLNVGCIPTKALLHAGEQMAAARHASDFGLTFGEQTLNVPKLNGWKDGIVKKLTGGVGSLFKANKVTSLKGQASFVDPHTVQVGDQTYTAANIIIATGSEPARIPGLEVDQQSIVDSTGALVVPDPVPARMLCVGGGVIGFEFAHIYNNLGAQVKVIEFLPGIIPGADADASREFGKAMKKQGITIETETKANRAEKKPDGIHVELESVKTGEKRVEVFDRVLVAVGRRPRTDGLNAQAAGVHVTDRGFIPADLQQRTNVGHIYAIGDVASNPMLAHKAMKEGLVAAEVVAGKPAAQDAVAIPGVVYTSPELAWVGLTEAEAKEKGYEVRTGNFPFSASGRAMTLQQTDGFVKMVVEKDTDLLLGVHILGPHASDMLGEASLALEMAATATDIALTIHAHPTLGESVLEAAEAVHKQAIHIMNR